In Sparus aurata chromosome 2, fSpaAur1.1, whole genome shotgun sequence, a single genomic region encodes these proteins:
- the LOC115572089 gene encoding extracellular calcium-sensing receptor-like — protein sequence MENYNITGKQWVGSESWITQADLASVERNNILQGAMGFALPQASIPGLGEFLLSLKPSDEQQSDIIKAIWEKFFDCSFSPSNTSAMCTGTEDLRTVSSDYTDVTHFRPENNVYKAVYLVAYALHALLQCENGSNPTTGKPCVNKSEVQPKLVLEHIKYVNFTTQNGAKVFFDENGDSVAQYDLVNWQIKEDGSAEIVNIGQYDTSFPDGKHFKLKDNSNIVWGGNSDRVPRSVCREPCPPGTRKATNKFKPVCCFDCFECPEGTISNQTDSPDCLICPPEFWPNEKKDQCLPKPTEYLSYKEVMGALLTGFGCVGVFLSLLTSIIFLTHKETPNVKANNSELSFLLLFSLKLCFLCSLTFIGRPSEWSCMLRHTAFGITFVLCISCVLGKTIVVLMAFRATLPGSNVMKWFGPTQQRLSVLTFTLIQVVICILWLTISPPFPKMNMKYYKEKIILECALGSAVGFWAVLSYIGLLALLCFILAFLARKLPDSFNEAKLITFSMLIFCAVWITFIPAYVSSPGKFTVAVEIFAILASSFGLLACIFSPKCYIIIFRPEQNSKKHMMRKIQPITL from the exons ATGGAGAATTATAACATAACTGGAAAGCAGTGGGTCGGCAGTGAGTCTTGGATCACACAAGCAGATCTGGCATCTGTTGagagaaacaacattttacagGGAGCAATGGGCTTTGCTCTCCCTCAGGCATCCATACCAGGTCTTGGTGAATTCTTACTCAGCTTGAAACCTTCTGATGAACAACAGAGTGATATCATAAAAGCTATCTGGGAGAAGTTCTTTGACTGCAGCTTCTCTCCATCAAATACCTCTGCTATGTGCACTGGCACAGAAGATCTCAGGACAGTGTCCTCTGACTACACAGATGTGACACATTTCAGGCCTGAGAATAATGTGTACAAAGCTGTGTACTTGGTGGCATATGCCCTTCATGCACTACTGCAATGTGAGAATGGGTCTAATCCCACAACAGGAAAGCCCTGTGTGAACAAGAGTGAAGTTCAGCCTAAGCTA GTGTTGGAACATATTAAGTATGTGAACTTCACGACACAGAATGGGGCCAAGGTTTTCTTTGATGAAAATGGAGACTCAGTTGCCCAGTATGACTTAGTTAACTGGCAGATAAAAGAAGATGGCTCTGCCGAGATTGTGAATATTGGTCAATACGATACCTCTTTTCCAGACgggaaacattttaaactaaaagacaacagcaACATAGTTTGGGGAGGAAACAGTGATCGG GTGCCAAGGTCTGTCTGCAGAGAACCGTGCCCACCAGGGACTCGTAAGGCCACGAACAAGTTTAAGCCTGTTTGCTGTTTTGACTGTTTTGAATGCCCTGAGGGAACAATAAGTAATCAGACAG ATTCTCCAGACTGTTTGATCTGTCCGCCTGAATTCTGGCCAAATGAAAAGAAGGATCAGTGTCTTCCAAAACCTACTGAATACCTGTCTTACAAAGAGGTCATGGGGGCACTTTTAACTGGATTTGGCTGTGTCGGTGTATTTCTATCCCTTCTGACATCGATCatttttttgactcataaagaGACTCCCAATGTTAAAGCCAACAACTCTGAACTGAGTTTTTTGCTTCTCTTTTCATTAaaactgtgtttcctgtgttcccTGACCTTCATTGGCCGGCCATCCGAGTGGTCCTGCATGCTGCGACACACAGCATTTGGGATCACCTTTGTCCTCTGTATCTCTTGTGTTCTTGGCAAAACTATAGTGGTTTTAATGGCCTTCAGAGCAACACTTCCAGGAAGCAATGTgatgaaatggtttggtcctACACAGCAGAGACTCAGTGTTCTGACTTTCACTCTCATTCAGGTTGTGATTTGCATCCTTTGGCTGACGATCAGCCCACCATTTCCAAAGATGAACATGAAATACTATAAAGAAAAGATAATCTTAGAGTGTGCACTGGGTTCAGCTGTTGGATTCTGGGCTGTGTTGAGTTATATTGGACTTCTTGCTCTCTTGTGTTTTATACTTGCTTTTCTTGCTAGGAAGCTGCCAGACAGTTTTAATGAGGCCAAACTGATAACCTTCagcatgctgatattctgtGCCGTCTGGATCACATTCATCCCAGCATATGTCAGCTCTCCTGGCAAGTTTACTGTAGCTGTGGAGATATTTGCAATCCTGGCATCCAGCTTCGGTCTGCTGGCAtgcattttttccccaaaatgttacattattatCTTCAGACCAGAACAAAACTCAAAAAAACATATGATGAGGAAAATACAACCAATAACTCTTTAA